Proteins from a genomic interval of Arachis hypogaea cultivar Tifrunner chromosome 10, arahy.Tifrunner.gnm2.J5K5, whole genome shotgun sequence:
- the LOC112715290 gene encoding uncharacterized protein — translation MQTQAQTHTPISIPPKPRPRSGRTPLQPKNNSPADLRPKPKPKPESEPLCEITPVRDKENRIIAITAAAEATLPPHTAAALAPVQVQLPEVSSLAEELSAIKKKVERMRIDKEKTETALKEKDAKLDAMMKELEDRGEVQKKFEIEVDRLFRLKELKYRCMRVSPMRTLREKEHGKIVNEAAPSSQSQSQSEEKSKNEETTSFECESELEECEVQSPGSACSQTDTNTQQKS, via the exons ATGCAAACGCAAGCGCAAACTCACACTCCGATTTCCATACCTCCGAAACCTCGGCCGCGATCAGGCCGGACACCACTCCAGCCGAAGAACAACTCGCCCGCCGATCTCCGGCcgaagcccaagcccaagcccgAATCTGAACCACTCTGCGAGATCACACCAGTCCGCGACAAGGAGAACCGTATTATCGCGATCACCGCCGCAGCGGAAGCTACTCTTCCTCCTCATACTGCGGCTGCGTTGGCTCCGGTGCAAGTGCAACTCCCCGAGGTGTCGTCGCTGGCGGAGGAGCTGAGCGCGATCAAGAAGAAGGTGGAGAGGATGAGGATCGATAAGGAGAAGACGGAGACAGCGCTGAAGGAGAAGGACGCGAAGCTCGACGCCATGATGAAGGAGCTCGAAGACAGAGGAGAGGTTCAGAAGAAGTTCGAGATTGAGGTTGATCGCTTGTTCCGCTTGAAGGAGCTCAAATATCGCTgcatg AGAGTTTCTCCGATGAGAACATTGAGAGAGAAGGAACATGGAAAGATCGTTAATGAAGCTGCTCCATCGTCGCAATCTCAATCTCAATCAGAG GAGAAGAGTAAAAATGaggaaacgacgtcgtttgagTGCGAATCTGAATTGGAGGAGTGTGAAGTGCAGAGTCCCGGTTCGGCTTGTTCACAAACTGATACTAACACACAGCAAAAATCATAA